A region from the Wansuia hejianensis genome encodes:
- a CDS encoding recombinase family protein, whose amino-acid sequence MNREGKKCVLYPRVSTEMQVDGYSLEGQKNSLKRFADREEMDIVGIYEDAGKSGKSIEGRPAFKKMLSDIKNGLEIDYILVYKLSRFGRNAADILNSLEFVQSYGINLICIEEGIDSSQTSGKLLISVLSAVAEIERENIIEQTMNGRREKARQGGWNGGFAPYGYYLKDNQLLIEETEADAIRIIFDKFASSDIGLGGVAKYLNLQGIKKIPRQNGKLETWSNHLIRQILDNPVYCGKIAYGRRTREKVKGTKNEYKQVHTDDYILEDGQHEGIVSEELWQKVHAKRALTGIKQPSKIGKDRSHLLTGILKCPLCGSSMYTNKHAWTNKDGTYKEVYYYICGRNKQERGHHCDYKASLRKTDIEPLVIEAVKELVSDKYFAKEIEKRIGVQTDTTAIDKELANYESKLKEVDLNKARLEREIDNLPIDARFRERKIHDMTLRLDGLYDTIVELEERIEDVKLRRSSIEMEAITLDNIYKLMLNFGKLYDIISDEEKKSLITYLIKEIQIYPNGESENPLKSIEFNFPIYKDGQEVRRLLWEKGNTVESIVLLSHKSPDSTINVKVEFGEGVTMFENVYDIIAGGDIGIKHRTLKMKLFH is encoded by the coding sequence ATGAACAGAGAAGGAAAGAAATGTGTCCTGTATCCGAGAGTAAGTACTGAAATGCAGGTGGATGGATATAGTCTTGAGGGGCAGAAAAATAGCTTAAAACGATTTGCTGACCGAGAAGAAATGGATATTGTCGGCATTTATGAAGATGCAGGTAAATCGGGAAAATCTATTGAGGGACGCCCCGCATTTAAGAAGATGCTTTCCGATATAAAGAACGGATTGGAGATAGATTATATTCTGGTTTATAAGCTTTCACGCTTTGGAAGAAACGCAGCAGATATTCTAAATTCGTTGGAGTTTGTTCAATCATACGGAATAAATCTTATTTGCATTGAGGAAGGTATTGATTCATCCCAGACAAGCGGAAAACTTTTAATTTCTGTATTATCTGCGGTCGCAGAAATTGAGAGAGAAAATATCATTGAGCAGACGATGAACGGACGCAGGGAAAAAGCTCGGCAGGGTGGCTGGAACGGCGGCTTTGCACCGTATGGATATTATCTAAAAGATAACCAGCTTTTAATAGAAGAAACTGAAGCTGACGCAATCCGAATTATATTTGATAAGTTTGCCAGTTCAGACATAGGGCTTGGCGGAGTAGCAAAATATCTTAATTTACAAGGGATAAAGAAGATACCCCGTCAGAATGGGAAGTTGGAAACATGGAGTAATCATTTAATACGGCAGATATTAGACAACCCTGTTTATTGTGGGAAAATTGCTTATGGCAGAAGGACACGGGAAAAGGTAAAAGGGACAAAAAATGAATACAAGCAAGTCCATACGGATGATTATATTTTAGAGGATGGGCAGCATGAGGGAATTGTCAGCGAGGAACTCTGGCAGAAAGTCCATGCGAAACGGGCATTGACGGGAATCAAGCAGCCGTCAAAAATTGGCAAGGACAGGTCACATCTTTTAACGGGAATATTAAAGTGTCCTCTTTGTGGAAGCTCAATGTATACGAATAAACACGCATGGACGAATAAAGATGGCACATACAAAGAAGTTTACTATTATATCTGCGGTAGAAACAAGCAAGAGAGAGGACATCATTGTGATTACAAGGCATCTCTTAGAAAAACAGACATTGAACCACTTGTAATTGAGGCTGTTAAGGAATTGGTAAGTGATAAATATTTTGCTAAAGAGATAGAAAAGCGTATTGGTGTACAGACTGATACTACTGCCATTGATAAGGAACTTGCTAATTATGAGAGTAAGCTGAAAGAAGTGGATTTGAACAAAGCTCGTCTGGAGAGAGAGATTGATAATCTGCCTATTGATGCTCGTTTCAGAGAAAGAAAAATCCATGATATGACATTAAGGCTTGATGGTTTGTATGATACGATTGTGGAGCTGGAAGAACGGATTGAAGATGTAAAGCTCAGAAGAAGTTCCATTGAAATGGAAGCAATCACTCTGGACAATATTTACAAGCTTATGCTGAATTTCGGAAAGCTCTATGATATAATAAGCGATGAAGAAAAGAAAAGCCTTATCACTTACCTCATAAAGGAAATTCAAATATATCCAAATGGAGAGTCAGAGAACCCTTTGAAGTCAATAGAGTTTAACTTCCCTATATATAAGGATGGTCAAGAAGTAAGGCGACTTTTGTGGGAGAAAGGTAATACCGTTGAATCCATTGTACTTTTGTCCCACAAATCACCAGATAGTACGATAAATGTGAAGGTGGAATTTGGAGAAGGAGTTACTATGTTTGAGAATGTTTATGATATTATTGCAGGAGGAGATATTGGTATTAAACACAGGACTTTGAAAATGAAATTATTTCATTGA
- a CDS encoding AMMECR1 domain-containing protein, with amino-acid sequence MPHRGGKGNALGNFGRRRRGEFPEDFCSRAGECGHRSFTILAGALDRKKVRAEKLSYQGNFGVGYGICMYMVTGKDSDRNFLEQYKKATEDPYTALARAALEHYVKSGKRLEIPDGLPEEMVREQAGAFVSLHKGGHLRGCIGSIAPFCECIAGEIIDHAVSAGTRDPRFPPVSPEELSELEGVESPEHQVAIAKEKAGIRQEDRDVMLERFQVIRHGEKA; translated from the coding sequence GTGCCGCACCGGGGAGGAAAAGGAAATGCCCTGGGGAACTTTGGGCGGAGGAGAAGAGGAGAATTTCCTGAGGATTTCTGCAGCAGGGCCGGGGAATGTGGGCACAGATCCTTTACGATACTGGCAGGGGCGCTGGACCGGAAGAAAGTGCGGGCGGAGAAGCTGTCGTATCAGGGGAATTTCGGAGTTGGTTATGGGATCTGTATGTACATGGTCACTGGCAAAGACTCTGACAGAAATTTCCTGGAGCAGTATAAAAAGGCGACCGAGGATCCCTATACTGCGCTGGCGAGGGCAGCACTGGAGCATTATGTGAAATCAGGCAAACGCCTGGAGATACCTGACGGCCTGCCGGAAGAGATGGTCCGGGAACAGGCAGGGGCTTTTGTTTCCCTGCATAAAGGAGGGCATCTGCGGGGGTGTATTGGAAGCATAGCTCCTTTTTGTGAGTGTATCGCCGGAGAAATCATTGATCATGCGGTGAGCGCCGGCACCAGAGATCCCAGGTTTCCGCCGGTGTCGCCGGAAGAGCTGTCAGAGCTGGAAGGAGTGGAATCGCCGGAACATCAAGTGGCGATCGCAAAAGAGAAAGCCGGCATCCGTCAGGAGGACCGGGATGTGATGCTGGAACGTTTTCAGGTGATCCGTCACGGGGAAAAAGCATGA
- a CDS encoding HNH endonuclease domain-containing protein: MHLPYAEDLEIRYLSRLFDNTSECYKFFWFQAIVSKILEGKRRISFEELIDEMIADAWYMVTEYHLNLGPKDNLEALVNYIQTVTQMRPSEKKSNIVSFLKRSTDKELINRKQILKRNVPYRLQAPFMKTMKGTAWKVSERDLIERINQEPNLLYYFDCFNGLQTTIRIEDDWFTYIHENQAIIKGWLQYHMICYLQKRNPSVPGIADKLYPPQERKLEKVKKYWKLLLSIRPVQDIYGQVQLTGRDISIDHFVPWSYVAHDELWNLSPTTRSINSSKSNYLPDWDTYFPKLAGQEFFSYKMMWKYDTVRDAFEKCAREHLNSDDVRQRIYRQGLSCVEFSKALAEVIQPVYQSAKNCGFKNWIYSCEI, translated from the coding sequence ATGCATCTCCCATACGCAGAAGATCTGGAAATCAGATACTTAAGCCGTTTGTTTGACAACACCAGTGAATGCTACAAATTTTTCTGGTTCCAGGCGATTGTGTCTAAAATCCTGGAAGGAAAAAGGAGAATCTCCTTCGAAGAGCTGATTGATGAAATGATAGCCGACGCATGGTACATGGTTACCGAGTACCATTTAAATCTGGGTCCTAAGGATAACCTGGAGGCTTTGGTCAATTACATACAGACGGTTACGCAGATGAGGCCTTCTGAGAAAAAATCCAATATCGTCAGCTTTCTGAAACGCAGCACTGACAAAGAACTGATCAATAGGAAACAGATTCTTAAGAGAAATGTCCCATACCGCCTCCAGGCTCCTTTTATGAAGACGATGAAGGGAACCGCCTGGAAGGTTTCAGAAAGGGATTTGATTGAAAGAATCAATCAGGAACCAAATCTGCTTTATTATTTTGACTGCTTCAACGGGCTGCAGACAACCATACGCATAGAGGATGACTGGTTTACCTATATCCATGAGAACCAGGCGATTATCAAGGGCTGGCTGCAGTATCACATGATCTGTTATCTTCAGAAACGCAATCCGAGCGTTCCAGGTATTGCAGATAAGCTATATCCTCCCCAGGAACGGAAACTGGAAAAGGTAAAAAAATACTGGAAGCTCTTACTGAGCATCCGTCCTGTTCAGGACATCTACGGCCAGGTGCAGTTAACGGGCAGAGATATTTCTATTGATCATTTTGTGCCATGGTCTTATGTGGCGCATGATGAACTCTGGAACCTGAGTCCCACAACCAGGAGTATTAACAGCAGCAAGAGCAATTACCTGCCTGACTGGGACACATATTTTCCAAAGCTGGCAGGTCAGGAATTCTTCTCCTATAAAATGATGTGGAAATACGATACGGTAAGGGATGCATTTGAAAAATGTGCCAGAGAGCATCTGAATAGTGATGACGTCCGGCAACGGATTTACAGGCAGGGCCTTTCCTGTGTAGAATTTTCAAAGGCGCTGGCGGAGGTCATTCAGCCAGTCTATCAGTCGGCGAAAAATTGTGGATTTAAGAACTGGATATACTCCTGTGAAATTTAG
- a CDS encoding cation:proton antiporter domain-containing protein — protein sequence MAGIFVTLFTYCIFRTSWDFSLLLGAVATATAPASTIMTIKQYHARGEFVRLLLQIVALDDAVCLLAFSFASAIVSSNVNGAFSIQAIGLPILYNILAIAAGCLCAWALFKSHARRSPLLLLNFTGVYPVLKSTIFRRLIDWLNDLRQRL from the coding sequence ATTGCAGGTATTTTTGTCACTCTGTTCACATACTGTATATTCCGCACTTCCTGGGACTTCTCTCTTCTCCTGGGCGCAGTGGCAACTGCGACGGCCCCGGCCAGTACAATTATGACAATCAAGCAATACCATGCGCGCGGTGAATTCGTGCGCCTTTTGCTCCAGATCGTCGCATTGGACGACGCTGTATGCCTCCTCGCCTTCAGCTTCGCGTCTGCCATAGTTTCTTCCAACGTCAACGGCGCATTTTCTATCCAGGCAATCGGGTTGCCCATCCTGTACAACATTCTGGCAATCGCCGCCGGATGCCTCTGTGCCTGGGCGCTGTTTAAATCTCACGCCAGACGCAGCCCCCTCTTATTACTAAATTTCACAGGAGTATATCCAGTTCTTAAATCCACAATTTTTCGCCGACTGATAGACTGGCTGAATGACCTCCGCCAGCGCCTTTGA
- a CDS encoding type II toxin-antitoxin system PemK/MazF family toxin, which produces MERIIRRGDVFYAELNPVVGSEQGGTRPVLIISNNTGNKHSPTVIIAAITSRVHTKAKLPTHTSVTDFEGLDKDSVILLEQIRTLDKQRLKQYMGMMPDNIMARVDKALAISISLNNRPEKKCAK; this is translated from the coding sequence ATGGAAAGAATAATAAGGCGTGGAGATGTTTTCTACGCAGAACTTAATCCCGTTGTCGGTTCAGAGCAGGGAGGCACAAGACCTGTGCTTATTATCTCCAACAATACTGGGAACAAACACAGCCCGACAGTTATTATTGCAGCGATTACGAGCCGAGTACACACAAAAGCAAAATTACCAACACATACTTCAGTAACAGATTTTGAGGGGCTTGATAAGGACTCCGTTATCCTGCTTGAGCAGATACGGACGCTTGATAAGCAGCGGTTAAAACAGTATATGGGAATGATGCCCGATAACATAATGGCAAGAGTTGATAAGGCTCTTGCCATTAGTATTTCACTCAATAACAGACCTGAAAAGAAATGTGCAAAGTAG